A window of Amphiura filiformis unplaced genomic scaffold, Afil_fr2py scaffold_90, whole genome shotgun sequence genomic DNA:
gggggggggggcaatatgcCACTCCCACACCCTCGCGTGTAAGATAATGTATTCTCGGGTGGGGTAGGGGGTAAGGGCGCCAATGTTGTTTCttgcccgggcgctaccaaccctagttacgccactgatagcTGGAGGAAATTCCAATGCAAAAACCATAGAGATGAAATCTAAAAGGATCCTTCTGTTATCGCTGAAGCAATCAACAATCACTATGCTGGTATTTGTGACCAGTGACCTCAGCTTGATCTGAGAAAACCTTAACAAAAGTTAACAAAAAATCCGCATTTGGCTGACATTCCACCCCAGCAGTATAGAAAACCTCGTCAATAACTCCGATACCCAAAACACCTAATGGACTATAGACGACTGTTACCCTCACATTGATAAATAGCAGGACGCCAATGTGAAGGACAGCTCAACTACTCACTATCTAGTTGATGTTATggacattaattaattgataaggCTGGACATCACTAAAGCATTTGATAGAATTAAGCAAGTAGATATGTTTTCAGACCCCTTTTGAAACCAGAAAATGTATTTGATTCTCTGATGGAAGTGTACAGATTGTTCCAAATATGTGGGGCTAAATGAACAAAAGACCTATTAGTAGCAGTTTTCAGCAACTTAACACTGTTGATCTCTGCAAGACGCGTTGTATTGGAGGCAGATCTGTCCTGGCTGGACAATACATAGAGAGCAGGGGCTGCTCCATTAAGGCatttgaaaataattatcatgatcTTGAATATGATCCTCTCTCTGATCCGAAGCCAATGCAGTTCTTGTAAACAAGGCGTGGCATGGTCCTGTTTTGTTCTGTAGCAAATGACTTTGGATGCCCAGTTTTGGATTCTTTGCAGCCTTTGAATGTCAGGATGAATGCTAGGAAGGATCCTAGCGAAATTGGTAAATCCCTTAGCATAGAACTCGATTCATGCAGAGAGTGGTTAACTGACAACAAGCTTTCCCTTCATCTTGGCAAAACCGAATCCATCCTCTTTGGTACTAAACAAAAACTCAATAAAGCTACTGGTTTTGTGGTTAAATGTAATGATGAAGTTATTAAATGTGCGCAATCTGTCAAGTACCTGGGTATTTCTCTGGATCAATGCTTGTCTTGCGATGAAATTGCCTTCAATGTCATTAAAAAATCTAGTGCCAGGCTTAAATTTTTGTGTTCTGCCCTCATCCAATGTCATTTTGACTATTCATGCACTTCCTGGTACTCGGCTCTCTCTCAAAAACTCAAAAATAAACTCCAaattatacaaaacaaaatgGTCAGATTCATCCTGAACCTCGACTCCCGGACACATATAGGGCAACAGGAACTTGACAGACTACGCATGCTTTATGTAAAAGATCGGGTTACTCAACTTAAAatgaatcatgtttttaaaatttttaatggcACCTCAGTTTCTTATCTTTCAGACAATTTCAAACTCTTTTCTGGTATACATGGCTATAACACTCGTTCCAGTGAGTTTAATTTTATTCTTCCCCGTGCCAAAAGTCAAGCGTGCAATACTTTTTATTTTACCTCGATCCAAGATTGGAATTCACTCCCAAATCATATCAAATCCatcaaaaatcagaattgttttaaaagtgcaaTAAAGACCCACCTAAgtgaaatcaattcataatttcatggtattttttagtgtttttatgtatgcttatttttcaatttctcttTAAATATGTATATAGATTATTTCTTGATTCTGTATTGAATTTAGTGTGCTTTtcttaatatataatatatgtttttataattggaccccaatggaaataagcccccTTTTGGAGGCTTTCTTGGGTAATCCAAGATTTTAATTCAACATTGTTTGATccattgtatttgtaatttaaagttatattgtatattctgttttttgctgtaattttatgttgaattttaatcgaataaaatcaatcaatcaatcaatcatgtaTTACTAACAACAAGGTGATATGTGTCAACATCCAAGAAGCGTCCAACACGGGATATATTGCGAAGCTGGTAAtttaaacttgtcaaagtgagcTGTTGTGTGAAGTCATTGTCATTTGACGATCAAAAATAACACCTAAGAGCAATCAGTGGTGGATGATAGATTACGGGGATCAAAGTTGATGTATAATTGTATGTCATCGGCGTAGACGTGATATGAAAGACCGAATTTGTTGATGATATGACGAATTGGAGAGGTATACATTGAAAACCCCAGAGGTCCAACTAGAGATCCCTGTGGTAATCCAAAGCTCTGAGGTTGAGACTCAGACAGTGTACCGTTTACACTAACAGAAGATGATCTGCCTGTAAGGTAACATTGGAACCACTTCCACACCACTCCACTAATGCAGAAATCACTGGTAAGTCTATTTCGGAGAGCACTATGATTCACAGTATTAAAGGCTGCGCTAAGGTCCAGAAAGACCAAAAACACGCCTTTACGCTTGGCAAGATGTTGCATGACGTCGCTCTTGTCTTTCAATAGTGCTGTCACTCTTGTCTTTTAATAGCGCCGTACTGTGGAGAGGCATGTACGCAGAGATATGCTTAATGACATGTTGAAAAATGCATGTGTAGAAGATATTCAGATCAGTAACAGAAGGAACACTACGTCCACATCATGTCCCAGTATGTGTTCCTGAAGTCCAAATGGCTAGTTATGGATCGCTAATATTATCTCTTTTTGCTTTCATCAACAGTCTTTTTAGTGTTCTGACCGCATTTTCTGTTTTCAAGTTGGTCTGCGAATATCCAGGAGATGATGTTGTATACTGAAACTTCCTGGCCAATTCTTGGAATTGTTCACTGCTATATTGTATGCCATTGTCAGATACTACTGTATCAGGTATCCCTTGAGAAGTGCATCTTGACTTTGGAAAATACTGTTTCTGATCTCATGTCAAGTAGATAATCTCCCAGTAATTAAAAAGTAGTAGACTACTGTTATCAGATAGTTGCGATCATTCATTGATTTTCCATGGTGTAAACAAATTGTGTCTTTGTGTCGATTTCCTTAAGTAAGCGCCAAGTTGTGCCTGCTCGCGCTACGCGTGTGCGCATGTTATTTTACATGCCCCTGACTCCTCCTGCCAAACCGGCCGCTATTTCCATTACACTTACTTCATAAGGGTCCGATCCATCAACACAAGGCTCTATGTGAGTATTTTTAATTCCACAAACTACTATATCAATCTTGAAGTGATTGAGAAGATATTCTGTGATTTTATACGGTGATCCAATGACTACCTCATGAACATGCTGCAAGAAACAACAGAACAAATATAACAAATTCACTCACCAAGCGGATGCAGTGCATCTAAATaacaaggggtgacactaaattcttttttttttcttacaccCAATCACAAAGCCGCTAATCTCTACTACGTTCGCAATGAAGTGATATACGCTCATCGCGCATCCACTCGTTGTCAAATGATCATCTGACTTCAGTCTGTGATCACCAGCCTCATAGGCAAGGGGCAACCTATTTCTTTCTCTATTTATTAAATAATCACACATACTTTACAATAGTACCTCCATATAATTTTGCCATGAGAATGGAAACTTGTGAATAAGAAATATGTGATGATTATTTTGATTTCTGCGTGCAATGCGTTGTGACGAAAAGGTGCGTTAAGATTAACATACACAAACCTTTAAACACTCAAGTTTAAAGAAGTTATCATTTGATTTCGGGGTTTGGATCGAGTACACATTGTTTGTGTGATGACCCAATATTGCAAACTTATTAATATAGTATTACCCATGGGCTATTTGGAGTTGGCACTCTTTAAGCTTAAATTCTTTGGTTAGGTCACAGTCTATGATCATAATGGACTATCTGTTCAACCTGCCAAAACATTATAAACTTACCCTACATGCCAACACGCTTAGTGTTCGTTCGTGTATATTCATAATGGGGTAATTGCTTCCATCGTACCTGTTAATTTCCTATGATTCAATGAAAACCAAAATGCAGAATTTATTGAAACAACTTTAATAAAGGAGCAATGTAcattcaaaataaataaacacagcaaaactaaaattatataaattattttgccataaactcatcagactctgattaaatgggaatggaactagtggcgactttttaatttgagTTTATTGATTACACACAGTTTATCACCTATGTCACTAGCGAGCCGTGTTATACCCTAAACATGCTCTGTTACTGCCCTTggttaaaaaacatttaaaaatcgtCACATCTCCCTCCGCAAGAGGTGTCACACGAATTGATAATAGATAATAGTACATTGGTAATACTTACTGAGTCCGTATGTAATCCTACAATAACATAATCACCAAGCTTCAAAGCCTCTGCTAGGAAATCAACATGCCCTGCATCTGATAAGAAGTCAAGGaaatgacctgctgaaatactccagaagtaaagtttgatccttgatcagACTGTTTGGACTTGGGGAGGCCACAAATTTGAAGAACTTGGCTACAAATTTCATTATAGTTACTGCTTCTTTGATTCTTAGGGATGCGGCTTCAgcaaagcgtgttgacgcgcacatattgtcagaaggtattgattacctgattTAATTTTGGAAGGGGGTCCAATACAATCAATAACAACCCTACTACATGGTTCATTAAAGGCTGGAAtcggcttcaatggagcaggggATACTTTTTGAGTAGGTTTCCCTATTGCTTGGCATGTATGACATGTTTTGGAACATgtagaaacatcttttctgagagtgggtcACCAGAAATGTTGCAGAATAAATTCTTTCATTAGTTTTCTTAATTCCCAAATCCCTTGCCATAActgtcatgtgctatgttaataacttcagtgtgttAGACCTTTGGTACCAAATATGGTGTACTACCAGCTAGCTtcggctatatttataaataggttttataaatacgcatgtgacccatgggcgcgacataccaagaccaccacGTGTTACCAAATCATTATGCTATACAGACACGGATAGGAACTTTTTCGATAAATACCATTTGTTTGGAAAGTTTGGAAATTTCGATTAtgttattaaaatacaaaattttgaaagtatttcccacctgaaaaaatatttatca
This region includes:
- the LOC140144874 gene encoding ethanolamine-phosphate cytidylyltransferase-like — its product is MRSPYTGVSQFLPSTQILHQFASGIEPKPGDRIIYCAGAFDLFHAGHVDFLAEALKLGDYVIVGLHTDSEINRYDGSNYPIMNIHERTLSVLACRHVHEVVIGSPYKITEYLLNHFKIDIVVCGIKNTHIEPCVDGSDPYEIPKKKGIFRKVDSMSELSTQIIVDRIIANRLRFQRRNKAKEAKEMRLIEIMMKK